DNA from Daucus carota subsp. sativus chromosome 1, DH1 v3.0, whole genome shotgun sequence:
CTGCTCTAGCTACTTGGGATAATCTTTCGACCGAGTTCCTATCCAAATATTATCCTTCTGACAAGACTCAACAAATGAGAGCAATTATTCTTACTTTCAAAGCACAACCAGGTGAAGGCTTGTATCAAGCATGGGAGAGATACAAGGCATTGTTGAGAAAATGTCCACATCATGGTTACGAGGAGTGGATGGTTCTGAGTACTTTCTATGGAGCTTTAAATTCTGATATTCGGCTGAGTTTGGATGTTGCAGCTGGAGGAAACTTTAAGAAAGCACCTGTTCATCAAGCAAAGGCACTTCTCGAGGAATTGGCCTCAAATAACTATGCTTGGGCACCCAGTGGTACAAGTTCAGTGAAATCAGCACAAGACACTGAGATGATGAACTTGCTCACTCTGAAATTGGATGCTCTTACTCAAGAGGTCCGTGGACAAAAGGCAAGTGTCAATGCTATCTCTTCTCCGATGGAAGGATATATGGATCCTAGTGTTAATCAACACTCTTATACACAACAGTTTCCGGATGAAGCATCTTTTATCCAAGGAAGACAGTCATGGCCTGTTCAGAATAATTCATATTACAATCCAAATCAAAGGCCCAACAACAATCTTTCCTACAACAATAGTCATGCTGTTAATCCATCATATGCAGCTCCAAAGCAAAATCCGCCTCCTGGTTTTCAACCACGTCAGCAATATCAAAGTCAACAACAGTTTCAACCTTTATCTAATGACAAAAAAGAGCCTGCTGATTGGGAAGTTGCACTCGGCAAGATGATACAAGGAACTACTGGGGCTTTTGCTAATATCGAGACTAAATTCAATAAGGTTGAGTCGAGGATTGATCAGATAGCTTCGTCACAGAAGATGTTGGAAATGCAGATTGGCCAAATTGCTAATAAGGTTGGTGCTCGTGAGCAAGGATCACTGCCTAGTCAACCAGATGTGAATGTCAAAGAACACTGCAAGGCTATCACGTTGAGGAGTGGCAGAGAATTACCAGAAGTTAGAGCGCCGGGACTAAATGATGCAACTCTTCCTCCTAAAAAGAGAAAGTCATATCAAAATACTGTGAAAATTGCTGAGAAGAGTGAGGATGAGCCAAAAGATGAGACTCCACCGAAAGCTCACGTGAAACAATATGTGCCTCCAATCCCTTTCCCACAAAGGTTGACAAATCGGAAGTTAGAGAAGCAATATGAGAAATTTTTAAAGATGTTTCGGGAGATACATATTACTATTCCTTTTGCTGATGCTTTGGCTCAAATGCCCCTTTATGCGAAATTCATGAAACAGGTATTATCTAATCGCAAGAAGTTAGAGGCGGTGGAGACCATCAGTCTTAATGAAGAGTGTAGTGCGGTTATACAACACAATATTCCTCCTAAGCTCAAGGATCCGGGGAGCTTTTCTTTGCCATGCACTATTGGGAAAGTCGGAATAAAAAGAGCATTGTGTGATCTTGGAGCTAGTGTGAGTTTGATGCCATATTCTATCTATAAAAGACTTGGTTTGGGAGAGTTAAAGAAAACAAAGATATCACTTCAACTTGCAGATCGAACTATAAAATATCCACTGGGTGTACTTGAAGATGTTTTGGTGAATGTTGATAAATTTGTTATTCCTTGTGATTTCGTTATTTTGGAGATGAATGAGGATGTTGAGATTCCGATTATCTTGGGAAGACCATTCTTGGCTACTGCTGGAGCAAGTATTGATGTGAAAGCCGGCAAGCTTTCACTAAACGTGGGTGAAGAAAAAGTTGAGTTTGATCTTGATCAAGTTATGAAGGCACCGTCACTTGAAACCGAAAGCTTTGCTGTGGATATTGTTGAAGAACTTGTGCAGGATGTCACTGATAATATTCTCGAGAAGGAAACCGAAGGTGATGGAAACGATTCTCGGAAACTCCGAGAAAGGGAATTTAAGGAGATGGATTTGACACTTGGACCATTTGAGATGGTTTTGAAAGAGCCACCATAAAAAAATGAGGTAATCACGTCGAGCTaatgacgttaaacaagcgcttcttgggaggcaacccaaggtataatatatattatataatatattttgtaatttttataggattctagatttttttttattttctttactcCCATGAGATGCGTTGATGGGTGTGTTTTAAGGTTATGATATTTGACTGATATTTGACTGATATTTGTTGAAGAATCATGGCATGTTGTGATAATGATATTGTGCACAATCATGCATTCTCTCATGCACCTATACTGAGCCTACGTGAGATTTTTATTCGAATTGCATGGTCATGCAATTTGCTGCATTCACGACCTGGCACGAGCATGCACTTCTGTGCATGATTATGCAGTCAATTGTGTGCGTTGCGTCATATTTTCCTTCGGTTTGCACGGTTATGCAGATTCTGGAGCATGCACATGCAGTCTGAAGCTAGCGCTCGACTGAATTTATAAGACCTTGCACGATCATGCAGTTTCGGAACATGCTCGTGCAGTCAATTATGCTTGCTGCGTGTGAATTTTGTGGCATCAGCATGATCATGCTGTTTTGTGCATGATCATGTTCTTCCTTCACTTGCTTTTATGGGTTCTGGCATGCTTATGCAACATTCCTCAACCACTTCCACACTAGTCATGGATCACGACACTTCATGCGTATGCATAGGGGAGTCTTCTTAACTTTTATTTGTATaactatttattatattatattatattatattatatattattcattgagGATAATGAACCATTcaagtgtggggatgtgttctcacgaataacaataaaaaaaattgtatattgccTTGTCTTATATTCAGGAAATTCATGAtagttgcatttaaattagagcatatatttttattaatttattttctttttagtttGCATTTGCATAATTCCATGAATGTTTGTCGACCAAGTCaatttcctatgatgagttaaattgcataatttcttggttagtagtcttgatcatatgtgatgtcttgcatgcttagaaattgtTTGTGCGGAACTTGTAATTACACAATAACTGTTCTAGAAGCGAGATTTAGACtagcttatttcttgagtcttaACGATGGGCCGGacgtagaattttgactattcccttttgagcttagagtcTATAATTCTTAAGTGAGGGGGAGCTTTGGGATATACatgcctttcaaaaaaaaaacagagagaaaaaaaatagaCACATATATTAGCAATAAAGTTcacgaaaaaaaaaaatggtggtaTAATTGACTAGGTTGGGCTCATtaatactcgagtaattaagtctgaagggactttgtgcctagtaaCCTAAAGCCTTTCATGGTTTGGGATTactgacccaacactcgctaaatgggtattagtgcataaatcttttggGATCTCAACCATTACACGTTCAAATAAGCCACCTAAACCGCAtgtgaacaatttggttggtgaagtcttatggtggtcgtaactcatttacactgagaagcgtcccgaccttagaccgagcatgtacacaccaaataatagatattgaaaaaaaaagcaTATATAAGAGAGGCATGGAAGTACCTTGGTGACCCTAAGCtgtagttgactctaatgtaacgaagtgtttaagcattattctgattaaAGACTCATGGTTAAGATTCTGTTGAACTTTGTTGGTCTCTATTTCGTTTCATTAGAGAGC
Protein-coding regions in this window:
- the LOC135151914 gene encoding uncharacterized protein LOC135151914; the encoded protein is MRRSKSVGDFELDPEIERTFRVRRKEARQRKERAKMTDAEDNLVVNLDQSSIQDHETPNPANCMYKTPEIGAAQYNINPSLIQMVSNSAFEGDIEREDPHRHLERFVQMCGSFRINGVTADQIRLHMFPYSIKGKALEWFQQLSDTALATWDNLSTEFLSKYYPSDKTQQMRAIILTFKAQPGEGLYQAWERYKALLRKCPHHGYEEWMVLSTFYGALNSDIRLSLDVAAGGNFKKAPVHQAKALLEELASNNYAWAPSGTSSVKSAQDTEMMNLLTLKLDALTQEVRGQKASVNAISSPMEGYMDPSVNQHSYTQQFPDEASFIQGRQSWPVQNNSYYNPNQRPNNNLSYNNSHAVNPSYAAPKQNPPPGFQPRQQYQSQQQFQPLSNDKKEPADWEVALGKMIQGTTGAFANIETKFNKVESRIDQIASSQKMLEMQIGQIANKVGAREQGSLPSQPDVNVKEHCKAITLRSGRELPEVRAPGLNDATLPPKKRKSYQNTVKIAEKSEDEPKDETPPKAHVKQYVPPIPFPQRLTNRKLEKQYEKFLKMFREIHITIPFADALAQMPLYAKFMKQVLSNRKKLEAVETISLNEECSAVIQHNIPPKLKDPGSFSLPCTIGKVGIKRALCDLGASVSLMPYSIYKRLGLGELKKTKISLQLADRTIKYPLGVLEDVLVNVDKFVIPCDFVILEMNEDVEIPIILGRPFLATAGASIDVKAGKLSLNVGEEKVEFDLDQVMKAPSLETESFAVDIVEELVQDVTDNILEKETEGDGNDSRKLREREFKEMDLTLGPFEMVLKEPP